In Streptomyces sclerotialus, one genomic interval encodes:
- a CDS encoding helix-turn-helix transcriptional regulator produces MTESTAPFDPAELPPTSWAVLGLLSFGEELSGYDLKKWADASLQFFYWSPSASQVYGELKRLEKHGYVTSRTVSQEDGVRGKRMYSITPSGKEAAARWVSEAPVEPPVLKHGVMLRLWLGHMTEPDQLRGVLEQHRAYAEKMSRRARATAEGSAKEQSWAYTELVLRWSEKYYEAEREFAESALRDLDEVAATVRAAEEPASGADRPGRGEKAD; encoded by the coding sequence GTGACCGAGTCCACCGCACCCTTCGACCCCGCTGAACTGCCGCCCACCAGCTGGGCCGTACTGGGGCTGCTCTCCTTCGGCGAGGAGCTGTCCGGGTACGACCTGAAGAAGTGGGCCGATGCGAGCCTGCAGTTCTTCTACTGGAGCCCGTCGGCCAGCCAGGTCTACGGCGAGCTCAAGCGCCTGGAGAAGCACGGTTACGTCACGTCCCGGACGGTGTCCCAGGAGGACGGAGTCCGCGGCAAGCGGATGTACAGCATCACCCCGAGCGGCAAGGAGGCCGCCGCCCGGTGGGTGAGCGAGGCCCCGGTGGAGCCTCCCGTACTCAAGCACGGTGTGATGCTGCGGCTGTGGCTCGGCCACATGACGGAGCCGGACCAGCTGCGCGGCGTCCTCGAGCAACACCGCGCGTACGCCGAGAAGATGAGCCGCCGGGCCCGTGCCACGGCCGAGGGTTCCGCCAAGGAGCAGTCCTGGGCGTACACCGAGCTCGTCCTGCGGTGGTCGGAGAAGTACTACGAGGCCGAGCGCGAGTTCGCCGAATCGGCGCTGCGTGACCTCGACGAGGTGGCCGCGACGGTACGCGCGGCCGAGGAGCCGGCATCCGGCGCTGACCGGCCCGGGCGCGGCGAGAAGGCCGACTGA
- a CDS encoding NAD(P)H-binding protein — translation MNEILVTGATGNVGGQVVRQLLADGATVRALARNPATAALPDGAEVVAGDLSAPDTLAGALAGSDAVFLVWPFLTTEGAPAVLDAVARHARRVVHLSSSGVREDAGRQTDPINQLHADMERLVQRSGLEWTVLRADTIASNARGWAGQIRSTRVVRGPGIAATAVVHERDVAAVAARALLDDGHAGATYVLTGPEVLSRTDQVRLIGEATGLPARFEPVPVQVAREQMLADGRPPALVEALLASAETRPASHVITSTVEDLTGAPARTFRSWAEEHADEFR, via the coding sequence ATGAACGAGATACTCGTGACCGGCGCGACCGGCAACGTCGGCGGACAGGTCGTCCGGCAGCTCCTGGCCGACGGCGCCACCGTGCGCGCACTGGCACGCAACCCCGCAACGGCCGCACTGCCGGACGGCGCCGAGGTCGTGGCCGGAGACCTGTCCGCGCCGGACACGCTGGCGGGAGCACTGGCCGGGAGCGACGCCGTGTTCCTCGTCTGGCCCTTCCTGACGACCGAGGGCGCCCCCGCCGTGCTGGACGCCGTCGCCCGCCACGCCCGCCGCGTCGTCCACCTCTCCTCGTCGGGAGTGCGCGAGGACGCCGGACGGCAGACCGACCCGATCAACCAGCTCCACGCCGACATGGAGCGGCTGGTGCAGCGGTCCGGCCTGGAATGGACGGTGCTGCGCGCGGACACCATCGCCTCCAACGCACGCGGCTGGGCCGGACAGATCCGCAGCACGCGTGTCGTCCGCGGTCCCGGCATCGCGGCCACCGCGGTGGTCCACGAGCGGGACGTCGCGGCAGTGGCGGCGCGAGCGCTGCTCGACGACGGCCACGCGGGGGCGACGTACGTGCTGACCGGACCGGAGGTGCTGAGCAGGACCGACCAGGTCCGGCTCATCGGGGAGGCGACCGGCCTCCCGGCGCGCTTCGAGCCGGTTCCGGTGCAGGTCGCGCGGGAGCAGATGCTCGCCGACGGCAGGCCGCCCGCTCTCGTGGAAGCCCTGCTGGCGAGCGCGGAGACGCGGCCCGCATCACACGTGATCACCTCGACGGTGGAAGACCTCACCGGGGCGCCGGCGCGTACGTTCCGGTCCTGGGCGGAGGAGCACGCGGACGAATTCCGCTAG
- a CDS encoding AMP-binding enzyme: MENALGAHPGIAEVAVVGAPDERLGEVGVAFVVPVHAQEPPTPAALTAWARERLANFTVPRRFHLVPELPCNASGKVLKTELRRAARDGPAPEAEPADTRRTQRN, translated from the coding sequence GTGGAGAACGCCCTCGGCGCACACCCCGGCATCGCCGAGGTCGCCGTCGTGGGAGCCCCGGACGAGCGGCTCGGCGAGGTCGGTGTCGCCTTCGTCGTCCCCGTCCACGCGCAGGAGCCGCCCACCCCGGCAGCCCTCACCGCCTGGGCCCGGGAGCGCCTCGCCAACTTCACGGTGCCACGCCGCTTCCACCTCGTACCGGAACTCCCGTGCAACGCGAGCGGCAAGGTCCTCAAGACCGAACTGCGCCGCGCGGCCCGCGACGGCCCCGCACCGGAAGCGGAACCGGCTGACACCCGGCGGACCCAGCGGAACTGA
- a CDS encoding TetR family transcriptional regulator, whose translation MDGSTAKAKAETGEQPARARKHSAAGTRSALMTAASLRFGRYGYDGASIRDIAKDAGVDAALVYRYFGSKEALFAAASMDTAIFDPLLEVPLDEVAGWVCDFVTSGPPDEEVPHPVLSVLRSSSREDAVRHFRDKVAEVFSGRFAERLEGPDAELRAELLAAWLLGTSLMRKAFRTPALDSASDAALHTHLRAGIARLLQPEQRGCGCDCSCSCPCPCGI comes from the coding sequence GTGGACGGATCGACAGCGAAGGCGAAGGCGGAGACCGGCGAGCAGCCCGCGCGGGCGCGCAAACACAGTGCGGCCGGGACGCGCAGCGCCCTGATGACGGCGGCGTCCCTGCGCTTCGGCAGGTACGGCTACGACGGCGCCAGCATCCGGGACATCGCCAAGGACGCCGGGGTGGACGCCGCCCTGGTGTACCGCTATTTCGGCTCCAAGGAAGCCCTGTTCGCCGCGGCGTCCATGGACACCGCGATCTTCGACCCGCTGCTGGAGGTGCCGCTCGACGAGGTCGCCGGCTGGGTCTGCGACTTCGTCACCAGCGGCCCGCCGGACGAGGAGGTACCGCACCCGGTGCTGTCCGTGCTGCGCTCCTCCAGCCGCGAGGACGCCGTCCGGCACTTCCGCGACAAGGTGGCCGAGGTCTTCTCGGGCCGGTTCGCCGAACGCCTGGAGGGGCCCGACGCGGAGCTGCGCGCCGAACTGCTCGCCGCGTGGCTCCTCGGCACGAGCCTGATGCGGAAGGCGTTCCGCACCCCGGCACTGGACTCCGCTTCGGACGCCGCGCTGCACACCCATCTCCGTGCAGGCATCGCCCGCCTGCTCCAGCCGGAACAGCGCGGCTGCGGGTGCGACTGCTCCTGCTCCTGCCCCTGCCCCTGCGGGATCTGA